Proteins found in one Pseudomonas sp. P8_241 genomic segment:
- a CDS encoding aldehyde dehydrogenase codes for MTNTRSDWEQRFQSLSIEGRAFIDGQYCTAADGATFECISPVDGRFLANVASTDEADANAAVTVARRTFESGVWSNLAPAERKRILIRFADLILANREELALLETLDMGKPISDSMSIDIPATANAIRWTAEAIDKIYDEVAATPQDQLGLVTREAVGVVAAIVPWNFPLIMASWKFAPALAMGNSFILKPSEKSPLTAIRIAQLALDAGIPKGVFNVLPGYGHTVGKALALHMDVDVLAFTGSTAIAKQLMIYAGQSNMKRVWAEAGGKSPNVVFADAPDLRAAAQAAASGIAFNQGEVCTAGSRLLIERSIREQFIPLLVEALQAWKPGHALDPATTVGAVVDQRQLDNVLRYIGIGKAQGAELIAGGNRTLEDTGGQYVEPTIFDGVTNAMTIAQEEIFGPVLSVITFDTAEEALAIANDSIFGLAAGVWTSNLSKAHTFARGLRAGSVWVNQYDGGDMTAPFGGFKQSGNGRDKSLHAFDKYTELKATWIKL; via the coding sequence ATGACAAACACTCGCAGCGATTGGGAGCAACGCTTCCAGTCCCTCTCTATTGAAGGTCGCGCCTTCATCGACGGCCAATATTGCACCGCCGCCGATGGCGCTACGTTTGAATGCATCAGCCCGGTGGACGGTCGCTTCCTGGCGAACGTCGCCAGTACCGACGAAGCCGACGCCAATGCGGCAGTCACTGTCGCGCGCCGCACCTTCGAGTCCGGCGTCTGGTCCAACCTGGCCCCGGCCGAGCGCAAACGCATCCTGATCCGTTTCGCCGACCTGATCCTGGCGAACCGGGAAGAACTGGCCCTGCTCGAAACCCTCGACATGGGCAAGCCGATCAGCGACTCCATGAGCATCGACATTCCGGCGACCGCCAACGCGATCCGCTGGACCGCCGAAGCCATCGACAAGATCTACGACGAAGTCGCCGCGACACCTCAGGACCAATTGGGCCTGGTGACCCGCGAAGCGGTCGGCGTGGTCGCGGCCATCGTGCCGTGGAACTTCCCGTTGATCATGGCCAGCTGGAAGTTCGCCCCGGCCCTGGCGATGGGCAACTCGTTCATCCTCAAACCTTCGGAAAAGTCGCCGCTGACCGCGATCCGCATCGCGCAATTGGCGCTGGATGCCGGCATTCCGAAAGGCGTGTTCAACGTACTGCCGGGCTACGGTCACACCGTCGGCAAGGCGCTGGCGTTGCACATGGACGTCGACGTGCTGGCCTTCACCGGCTCCACGGCGATTGCTAAACAACTGATGATCTATGCCGGCCAGAGCAACATGAAACGCGTCTGGGCGGAAGCGGGGGGCAAGAGCCCGAACGTAGTGTTCGCCGACGCACCGGATCTGCGTGCAGCCGCGCAGGCAGCGGCCAGCGGCATCGCCTTCAACCAGGGCGAAGTCTGCACCGCCGGTTCACGTCTGCTGATTGAGCGTTCGATCCGCGAGCAGTTCATTCCGTTGTTGGTCGAAGCGCTGCAAGCGTGGAAACCGGGGCACGCGCTCGATCCTGCAACCACCGTCGGCGCGGTCGTCGACCAGCGTCAACTGGACAACGTGCTGCGCTACATCGGCATCGGCAAAGCGCAAGGCGCCGAACTGATCGCGGGTGGCAACCGCACCCTCGAAGACACCGGTGGCCAGTACGTGGAACCGACGATTTTCGACGGCGTGACCAACGCCATGACCATCGCCCAGGAAGAAATCTTCGGCCCGGTTTTGTCGGTGATCACCTTCGACACGGCGGAAGAAGCCCTGGCGATTGCCAACGACAGCATCTTCGGCCTGGCCGCCGGTGTTTGGACCAGCAATCTGAGCAAGGCCCACACCTTCGCCCGTGGCCTGCGTGCCGGGAGTGTCTGGGTCAACCAGTACGACGGCGGCGACATGACCGCGCCGTTCGGCGGGTTCAAGCAGTCGGGTAACGGTCGGGACAAATCGCTGCACGCGTTCGACAAGTACACCGAACTCAAAGCGACCTGGATCAAGCTCTGA
- a CDS encoding anti-virulence regulator CigR family protein, with amino-acid sequence MSRSRLLIAAATCLALACGSVTALADPGKGQGNGKEHGNQGSHGNKNKNSGAEDWSNGPSVNRDSVFGIIGGNRDYWSPGPALPPGIQKNLARGKPLPPGIAKKLDGRLIGRLPHYDGYEWQQVGTDLILVALATGLIYEILDGAFD; translated from the coding sequence ATGTCCAGATCCCGCCTATTGATCGCAGCCGCTACCTGCCTGGCACTGGCCTGCGGTTCCGTCACTGCATTGGCCGATCCCGGCAAGGGCCAGGGCAATGGGAAGGAACATGGCAACCAGGGCAGTCATGGAAACAAAAACAAGAACAGTGGCGCAGAGGACTGGAGCAATGGCCCGAGCGTCAATCGTGACAGCGTGTTCGGGATTATTGGCGGCAATCGGGATTACTGGAGCCCAGGTCCTGCGTTGCCACCGGGTATCCAGAAAAACCTCGCTCGCGGCAAACCGCTGCCGCCGGGCATCGCCAAGAAGCTGGACGGTCGGTTGATCGGCCGGTTGCCTCATTATGATGGCTACGAATGGCAGCAGGTCGGCACGGATCTGATCCTGGTTGCGCTGGCCACCGGGCTGATTTATGAAATTCTCGATGGGGCATTTGATTAA
- a CDS encoding alpha/beta hydrolase codes for MTRMLLTALTMLALHFPANAAVTPFPDAFRTQDIPVDGVTMHVRIGGKGPAVVLLHGFGDTGDMWAPLAADLARDHTVVVPDLRGMGLSSIPDSGYDKKTQAADIRGVLSALKIERSIVIGHDIGTMVAFAYAARYPQRTDRLVVMDAPVPGITPWNDIVRSPMLWHFDFGGPDMERLVAGRERIYLDRFWNEFAGDPTKVDEDIRQHYAKLYARPGAMHAAFAQFRSIRQDELDNKATMTTRLTMPVLAIGGEKSFGNNEAIVMRNAADNVTEAVIPGAGHWLMEEAPTQTIKVVRDFIAQ; via the coding sequence ATGACCCGAATGCTGCTGACCGCCCTCACGATGCTCGCTCTGCATTTCCCGGCAAACGCTGCGGTGACGCCTTTCCCGGACGCATTCCGCACTCAGGACATTCCCGTCGACGGCGTCACGATGCACGTTCGCATCGGCGGCAAAGGCCCGGCGGTGGTGCTGTTGCACGGTTTTGGCGATACGGGTGACATGTGGGCGCCGTTGGCGGCGGATCTGGCGCGGGATCACACCGTGGTGGTGCCGGACCTTCGCGGCATGGGCTTGTCGTCCATTCCCGACAGTGGCTACGACAAGAAAACCCAGGCAGCCGACATTCGCGGTGTGCTGAGCGCACTGAAGATCGAGCGCTCGATCGTCATCGGCCACGACATCGGCACCATGGTCGCCTTCGCCTACGCGGCGCGTTATCCGCAACGCACGGATCGGCTGGTGGTGATGGATGCGCCGGTGCCGGGCATCACGCCGTGGAACGACATCGTTCGCTCGCCGATGCTGTGGCACTTCGACTTCGGCGGCCCCGACATGGAACGCCTGGTGGCCGGGCGCGAGCGCATTTACCTGGACCGTTTCTGGAACGAGTTCGCCGGTGACCCCACCAAGGTCGATGAAGACATCCGCCAACACTACGCCAAACTCTACGCCCGCCCCGGTGCCATGCACGCGGCGTTCGCCCAGTTCCGCAGCATTCGCCAGGATGAACTGGACAACAAGGCGACCATGACCACGCGTCTGACCATGCCGGTGCTGGCCATCGGCGGGGAAAAATCCTTCGGCAACAACGAAGCCATCGTGATGCGCAATGCTGCGGATAACGTCACCGAAGCGGTGATTCCGGGCGCCGGGCATTGGTTGATGGAAGAAGCGCCGACACAGACGATCAAGGTTGTCCGGGATTTCATCGCCCAGTGA
- a CDS encoding NAD(P)/FAD-dependent oxidoreductase has protein sequence MKQTHVNSYYAATRNFTGDFPVLEGAVDCDVCVIGAGYTGLSSALFLAEAGYSVTVLEAAKVGFGASGRNGGQLVNSYSRDVDVIEERYGDKTAEILGSMIFEGADIIRQRIQHYDIQCDYRPGGIFAAMNKKQLNGLAEQKKSWERYGNKSLKMLDAADIKREVGSQAYVGGLLDMQGGHIHPLNLALGEASAIIGLGGKIYEQSAAVDITYGEPITVRTAKGVVKAKYLLIAGNAYLPQGLDNRVTSKSMPCGSQIVVTEPLSEQQARSLIKNNYCVEDCNYLLDYYRLTADNRLLYGGGVVYGAREPDDIEQLIRPKILKTFPQLKDVKIDYRWTGNFLLTMSRMPQFGRIEKNAYYMQGYSGHGVTCSHLAGKLISEMIRGDAERFDAFASLPHMPMIGGRTFSAPLTALGAVYYSLRDRFGI, from the coding sequence ATGAAACAAACGCATGTAAACAGCTACTACGCCGCCACCCGCAACTTCACCGGTGATTTCCCTGTGCTGGAAGGTGCGGTGGATTGTGATGTCTGCGTGATCGGCGCCGGCTACACCGGCCTGTCCTCGGCCCTGTTCTTAGCCGAAGCGGGCTACAGCGTGACCGTACTCGAAGCGGCCAAGGTCGGTTTCGGCGCCAGCGGCCGCAATGGCGGTCAACTGGTCAACTCCTACAGCCGCGACGTCGATGTCATCGAAGAGCGCTACGGCGACAAAACTGCCGAAATCCTCGGCAGCATGATTTTCGAAGGCGCCGACATCATCCGTCAGCGCATACAGCACTACGACATCCAGTGCGATTACCGTCCCGGCGGCATCTTCGCGGCGATGAACAAGAAACAACTCAACGGCCTGGCCGAGCAGAAGAAGAGCTGGGAGCGCTACGGCAACAAGAGCCTGAAAATGCTCGACGCGGCTGATATCAAGCGCGAAGTCGGTTCCCAAGCCTACGTCGGCGGCCTGCTGGACATGCAGGGCGGCCACATTCACCCGCTGAACCTGGCCCTCGGCGAGGCTTCGGCGATCATCGGCCTTGGCGGCAAGATCTACGAACAATCGGCGGCGGTGGACATCACCTACGGTGAGCCGATCACCGTACGCACCGCAAAAGGTGTGGTAAAGGCCAAGTACCTGCTGATCGCCGGTAACGCGTACCTGCCGCAGGGCCTGGACAACCGCGTGACCAGCAAAAGCATGCCGTGCGGCTCGCAGATCGTCGTCACCGAGCCGTTGTCGGAGCAGCAAGCGCGTAGCCTGATCAAGAACAACTACTGCGTCGAAGACTGCAACTACCTGCTCGATTACTACCGCCTGACAGCGGACAACCGTCTGCTGTACGGCGGTGGCGTGGTCTACGGCGCCCGTGAACCGGACGACATCGAGCAACTGATCCGCCCGAAAATCCTCAAGACCTTCCCGCAATTGAAGGACGTGAAGATCGACTACCGCTGGACCGGCAACTTCCTGTTGACCATGTCACGCATGCCGCAATTCGGCCGTATCGAGAAAAACGCCTACTACATGCAAGGCTACAGCGGTCACGGCGTCACCTGTTCGCACCTGGCCGGCAAACTGATCTCGGAAATGATTCGTGGCGACGCTGAGCGCTTCGACGCGTTTGCCTCGCTGCCGCACATGCCGATGATCGGCGGGCGCACCTTCTCGGCACCGTTGACCGCTCTGGGCGCCGTGTACTACTCGCTGCGCGACCGTTTCGGTATCTAA
- a CDS encoding GFA family protein — MSTLNGSCLCGNVQYSTLAVPLMTAVCHCKDCQKQSGSAFSVNVVVPADGFEVQGQSLSSYSSKGGSGLPVQRFFCSHCGSALYTSLMAMPGLFAVKAGTLSDASTLTPALNMWCASAQPWVAIDRDVACYEHAVTE; from the coding sequence ATGAGCACCCTCAATGGCAGTTGCCTGTGCGGCAACGTTCAGTATTCCACCCTCGCCGTCCCCCTGATGACCGCCGTGTGTCACTGCAAGGATTGCCAGAAACAGTCAGGCAGTGCGTTCTCCGTCAACGTGGTAGTGCCGGCCGACGGCTTTGAAGTCCAGGGCCAGAGTTTGAGCAGCTACTCCAGCAAGGGTGGCAGCGGTCTGCCGGTACAGCGTTTTTTCTGCAGTCACTGTGGCTCGGCGCTGTACACCTCGTTGATGGCCATGCCCGGCCTGTTCGCCGTCAAGGCCGGCACCCTCAGCGACGCGTCGACCCTCACCCCGGCCCTGAACATGTGGTGTGCATCGGCGCAACCCTGGGTCGCCATTGATCGCGATGTAGCGTGTTACGAGCACGCCGTCACCGAGTAA
- a CDS encoding PLD nuclease N-terminal domain-containing protein has protein sequence MQNVSIWIVLAAVLLLIELWAINRVRKSQGKASTKGVWMVVIVFVPLVGLILWALAGPRHIAHNPRSAQARQ, from the coding sequence ATGCAAAACGTATCAATCTGGATCGTACTGGCGGCAGTGCTGCTGCTCATCGAATTGTGGGCAATCAATCGGGTGCGCAAAAGCCAAGGCAAAGCGAGTACCAAAGGGGTGTGGATGGTGGTGATCGTGTTTGTGCCGTTGGTTGGTTTGATTTTGTGGGCATTGGCGGGACCCAGGCATATCGCTCACAACCCACGGTCGGCACAGGCCCGGCAGTAA
- a CDS encoding cupin domain-containing protein, whose product MDTGSRLKLVRESYKLSQRELARRSGVTNATISLIEQNRVSPSVSSLKKLLEGIPMSLADFFTFDQPPREHQYVFRSSEQPDLGRHGLRLLLIGASVPSRQMRLLREQYAPGASSGEEPIVHSEGEECGLVTRGTVELTVDGQISVLNAGDGYYFPTTLPHRFRNIGQDEAEIISANTPANF is encoded by the coding sequence ATGGATACGGGCTCACGACTCAAATTAGTACGCGAAAGCTACAAACTGTCCCAGCGCGAGCTGGCGCGGCGTAGCGGCGTCACCAATGCCACCATCTCCCTGATCGAACAGAATCGGGTCAGTCCTTCCGTCAGCTCTCTGAAGAAACTGCTGGAGGGCATCCCCATGTCTCTGGCCGACTTCTTCACGTTCGACCAGCCGCCCCGCGAACATCAATACGTCTTCCGCAGCAGCGAGCAACCAGACCTCGGCCGCCACGGCCTGCGCCTGCTGCTGATCGGCGCCTCCGTACCGAGCCGCCAAATGCGTCTGCTGCGCGAACAATACGCGCCAGGTGCAAGCTCCGGAGAAGAGCCGATCGTGCATTCCGAGGGCGAGGAGTGCGGACTCGTCACGCGTGGCACCGTGGAATTGACCGTCGATGGCCAGATCAGCGTGCTCAACGCCGGGGACGGCTATTACTTCCCCACGACCTTGCCGCATCGCTTCCGCAACATCGGCCAGGATGAGGCGGAGATCATCAGCGCGAATACGCCGGCAAACTTCTGA
- a CDS encoding DUF1329 domain-containing protein: MTTTKMMLQTGALALSLLATAVMAKVSPDEAAQLGTTLTPIGAVKAGNADGSIPAWNGGLPTSAGTVDSKGFLSDPFANEKPLFVITAANAEKYKDKLSAGQLAMFKRYPDTYKIPVYPTHRTAAAPADIYSVIKNSAVKTEEVDGGNGLAGFTDTRYYAFPIPKSGVEVLWNHLTRYRGGNLNRLATRVQPQANGDFNMVQLEDEISYPRELPDLDKDKAENILFYFIQRVTGPARLAGNVLLVHETIDQVKEPREAWLYNAGQRRVRRAPQVAYDGPATAADGLATTDNYDMFNGAPDRYTWELVGKKELYIPYNSYKLDSPNLKYADILKAGHINQDLTRYELHRVWEVVAKLKPGERHIYATRHMYFDEDTWQLAEVDHYDGRGQLWRVGEGHAQQYYHKQVPGYTAETLYDLQSGRYSVLGLKNEEKRSIAFGATASAASYTPAALRQEGIR; encoded by the coding sequence ATGACAACAACAAAAATGATGCTGCAAACCGGCGCTCTCGCGCTTTCACTGTTGGCCACCGCCGTCATGGCCAAAGTCTCTCCCGATGAAGCTGCGCAACTGGGCACTACCCTCACACCCATCGGCGCGGTAAAAGCCGGGAACGCCGACGGCAGCATCCCGGCCTGGAACGGCGGATTGCCGACCAGTGCCGGCACTGTCGACAGTAAGGGCTTCTTGAGTGACCCGTTTGCCAACGAAAAACCATTGTTCGTGATCACTGCCGCCAACGCCGAAAAGTACAAGGACAAACTGTCCGCCGGGCAGTTGGCGATGTTCAAGCGTTACCCCGACACCTACAAGATCCCGGTCTACCCCACGCACCGCACGGCCGCAGCCCCGGCTGATATCTATTCGGTGATCAAAAACAGTGCGGTCAAGACTGAAGAGGTGGATGGCGGTAATGGCCTGGCGGGGTTCACGGACACGCGGTACTACGCGTTCCCGATCCCCAAGAGCGGCGTCGAAGTGCTGTGGAACCACCTGACCCGCTATCGCGGCGGTAACCTCAATCGCCTGGCCACCCGCGTGCAGCCCCAGGCGAACGGCGATTTCAACATGGTGCAACTGGAGGATGAAATCTCCTATCCGCGCGAACTGCCTGACCTCGACAAGGACAAGGCGGAAAACATACTGTTCTACTTCATCCAGCGCGTGACCGGCCCGGCACGGCTGGCTGGCAACGTGCTGCTGGTCCACGAAACCATCGACCAGGTCAAAGAGCCTCGCGAAGCCTGGCTGTACAACGCCGGCCAGCGTCGCGTGCGCCGTGCGCCGCAAGTGGCCTATGACGGTCCGGCCACCGCTGCCGACGGCCTGGCCACCACCGACAACTACGACATGTTCAACGGAGCACCGGATCGCTACACCTGGGAACTGGTCGGCAAGAAAGAACTGTACATCCCCTACAACAGCTACAAACTCGACTCGCCGAACCTCAAGTACGCCGACATCCTCAAGGCGGGCCACATCAACCAGGACCTGACGCGCTATGAATTGCACCGGGTCTGGGAAGTGGTGGCCAAACTCAAGCCGGGCGAACGCCACATCTATGCGACACGCCACATGTACTTCGATGAAGACACCTGGCAATTGGCAGAGGTGGATCACTACGACGGGCGCGGCCAACTCTGGCGCGTGGGTGAAGGTCATGCCCAGCAGTACTATCACAAGCAAGTGCCCGGCTATACCGCCGAAACGCTGTACGACCTGCAATCGGGCCGCTATTCAGTACTGGGGCTGAAAAACGAGGAGAAACGCAGCATCGCGTTTGGTGCGACTGCGTCGGCGGCGAGCTATACCCCGGCGGCGTTGCGCCAGGAAGGAATTCGGTAA
- a CDS encoding glutamine synthetase family protein yields the protein MSVPLRTVQLNEANAFLKKYPEVLYVDLLIADMNGVVRGKRIERTSLHKVYEKGINLPASLFALDINGSTVESTGLGLDIGDADRICYPIPGTLSIEPWQKRPTAQLLMTMHEIEGQPFFADPREVLANIVRKFDDLGLTICAAFELEFYLIDQDNVNGRPQSPRSPVSGKRPMSTQVYLIDDLDEYVDCLQDILEGAKEQGIPADAIVKESAPAQFEVNLHHVADPIKACDYAVLLKRLVKNIAYDHEMDTTFMAKPYPGQAGNGLHVHISILDKEGNNIFASEDPEQNAALRHAIGGVLETLPAQMAFLCPNVNSYRRFGAQFYVPNSPSWGIDNRTVAVRVPTGSPDAVRIEHRVAGADANPYLLMASVLAGVHHGLTNKIEPGAPVEGNSYEQNEQSLPNNLRDALRELDDSDVMAKYIDPMYIDVFVACKESELAEFENSISDLEYNWYLHTV from the coding sequence ATGTCGGTCCCTCTGCGTACCGTTCAACTCAACGAAGCAAACGCATTCCTTAAGAAATATCCTGAGGTTTTGTACGTCGACCTTCTGATTGCGGATATGAACGGTGTGGTGCGCGGTAAGCGCATCGAACGCACCAGTCTTCATAAGGTTTACGAGAAAGGCATCAACCTGCCGGCGTCTCTGTTTGCTCTGGACATCAATGGTTCCACGGTGGAAAGCACCGGCCTGGGTCTGGACATCGGCGATGCCGACCGGATCTGCTACCCGATCCCCGGCACCTTGAGCATCGAGCCATGGCAAAAGCGCCCAACCGCGCAACTGCTGATGACCATGCATGAAATCGAAGGTCAGCCATTCTTCGCCGACCCGCGTGAAGTACTGGCCAATATCGTGCGCAAGTTCGACGACCTTGGCCTGACCATCTGCGCCGCGTTCGAGCTGGAGTTCTACCTGATCGACCAGGACAACGTGAACGGTCGCCCGCAATCGCCGCGTTCGCCGGTGTCCGGCAAGCGTCCGATGTCGACCCAGGTGTACCTGATCGACGACCTCGACGAATACGTCGACTGCCTGCAAGACATCCTCGAAGGCGCGAAAGAGCAGGGCATTCCTGCTGACGCCATCGTCAAGGAAAGCGCCCCGGCACAATTCGAAGTCAACCTGCACCACGTGGCCGATCCTATAAAGGCGTGCGACTACGCCGTCCTGCTCAAGCGTCTGGTGAAGAACATCGCCTACGACCACGAAATGGACACCACCTTCATGGCCAAGCCGTATCCGGGCCAGGCGGGTAACGGTCTGCACGTGCACATTTCGATTCTCGACAAAGAAGGCAACAACATCTTTGCCAGCGAGGATCCCGAGCAGAACGCCGCGCTGCGACACGCGATCGGCGGTGTGCTCGAGACCCTGCCGGCGCAGATGGCGTTCCTCTGCCCGAACGTCAACTCGTACCGTCGTTTCGGTGCACAGTTCTACGTGCCGAACTCGCCGAGCTGGGGCATCGACAACCGCACCGTGGCCGTGCGTGTACCGACCGGTTCGCCGGACGCCGTACGCATCGAACACCGCGTGGCCGGCGCCGATGCCAACCCGTACCTGTTGATGGCTTCTGTGTTGGCGGGCGTGCACCACGGCCTGACCAACAAAATCGAGCCGGGCGCTCCGGTTGAAGGCAACAGCTACGAGCAGAATGAACAGAGCCTGCCGAACAACCTGCGCGATGCACTGCGCGAGCTGGACGACAGCGACGTCATGGCCAAATACATCGACCCGATGTACATCGACGTGTTCGTGGCGTGCAAGGAAAGCGAGTTGGCCGAGTTCGAGAATTCCATCTCGGACCTTGAGTACAACTGGTACTTGCACACCGTCTGA